One stretch of Passer domesticus isolate bPasDom1 chromosome 2, bPasDom1.hap1, whole genome shotgun sequence DNA includes these proteins:
- the LOC135295563 gene encoding LOW QUALITY PROTEIN: olfactory receptor 10AC1-like (The sequence of the model RefSeq protein was modified relative to this genomic sequence to represent the inferred CDS: substituted 2 bases at 2 genomic stop codons): MPCEGCMEWDNVSTGTTMEFLLLGFSELLHLRVLLFLTFLTVHLVTLAGNMMIFMAVVMEPSRSPMLFFLSQLSAMELCXILVIIPKALLNLAAGGSAISALGCAAQMQFFVALSGADCFLLAAMSYNRYVTMCQPLHYTALVGEGLCLRLALACALGGFALGLTVAVLCLPFCQPRXIEHFFCNVPAVLRLACMQGYTAELPMLAACVLLLLLPFLLILASYLCIAVALLGVTSPVGRGKAFSTCFSHLAVILLHYGCATFIYIRPKSSYSPARDKVVSLVYTNITPLMYPLIYSLRKKEIREILKKMMRRKKIGKLGYYQSCDVCVCGKF; the protein is encoded by the coding sequence ATGCCATGTGAGGGCTGCATGGAGTGGGACAATGTGAGCACTGGCACAACCATGGAGTTCCTCCTGCTCGGCTTCTCCGAGCTGCTCCATCTGCGGGTCCTGCTCTTCCTTACCTTTCTCACTGTCCATTTGGTCACACTGGCAGGGAATATGATGATCTTCATGGCGGTGGTGATGGAGCCCTCACGTTCCCCCATGCTTTTCTTCCTCAGCCAACTCTCTGCCATGGAGCTCTGCTAAATTTTAGTCATCATCCCCAAGGCACTGCTCAACCTggcggcgggcggcagcgccatCTCCGCGCTGGGCTGTGCCGCACAGATGCAGTTCTTCGTGGCCCTCAGCGGGGCCGACTGCTTCCTGCTGGCAGCCATGTCCTACAACCGCTACGTGACCATGTGCCAGCCCCTGCACTACACAGCCCTGGTGGGCGAGGGGCTGTGCCTCCGCCTGGCTCTGGCCTGCGCCCTGGGAGGCTTCGCCCTGGGCTTGACGGTGGCTGTGTTATGCCTGCCTTTCTGTCAGCCCCGCTGAATTGAGCACTTCTTCTGCAATGTGCCTGCCGTGCTGCGCCTGGCCTGCATGCAGGGATACACCGCCGAGCTGCCCATGCTGGcggcctgtgtgctcctgctgctgctccccttccTGCTAATCCTGGCCTCATACCTCTGCATTGCTGTGGCTTTGTTAGGCGTCACCTCCCCTGTGGGAAGGGGCAAGGCCTTTTCCACCTGCTTTTCACACCTAGCCGTCATCTTACTGCACTATGGCTGCGCCACCTTCATCTACATTCGTCCCAAGTCCAGTTACTCACCAGCTCGGGACAAGGTGGTGTCTCTGGTCTACACCAACATTACTCCTTTAATGTATCCTCTCATTTATAGtctgaggaaaaaggaaatcagAGAGATCCTCAAGAAAAtgatgaggaggaagaaaatagGTAAACTGGGATACTATCAGAGTTGTGATGTGTGTGTATGTGGTAAATTTTAG